One Cryptococcus decagattii chromosome 8, complete sequence DNA segment encodes these proteins:
- a CDS encoding 50S ribosomal protein L36, whose product MLAILRRIPQLARAGPSSPTQRFCSTCSPRPLASSLRPSLPSLSTPLASRPILGSQATNVGRGISQVRGMKVRSSVKKFCDGCLVVRRKGRIYVICSKNPKHKQRQG is encoded by the exons ATGCTCGCCATTCTTCGCCGTATCCCACAGCTTGCAAGAGCGGGTCCTTCCAGCCCTACACAACGATTTTGCTCCACCTGCTCTCCCCGACCCCTGGCCTCCAGCCTCCGACCATCGTTGCCTTCATTATCCACCCCTCTCGCCTCTCGACCTATTCTTGGGTCGCAAGCAACAAATGTCGGCAGGGGAATTTCTCAGGTCAGGGGTATGAAAGTAAGGAGTAGTGTGAAGAAGTTTTGTGATGGCTGTTTAGTCGTCcgaagaaaagggagaatATATGTCATCTGTTCAAAAAATCCCAAGCACAAGCAG Cgacaaggatga
- a CDS encoding 60S ribosomal protein L23 has product MSLGLPVGAVMNCADNSGAKNLYVISVIGFGARLNRLPAAAAGDMVMASVKKGKPELRKKVMPAIICRQRKPWRRRDGIFLYFEDNAGVIVNAKGEMKGSAINGPVAKECADLWPRIASNAGTVV; this is encoded by the exons ATGTCCCTCGGTCTTCCCGTCGGTGCCGTCATGAACTGTGCTGACAACTCTGGTGCCAAGA ACCTCTACGTTATCTCCGTTATTGGTTTCGGTGCCCGACTTAACCGACTTCCTGCTGCCGCCGCCGGTGACATGGTCATGGCTTCCGTCAAGAAGGGTAAGCCTGAGCTTCGTAAGAAGG TCATGCCTGCTATTATCTGCCGACAGAGGAAGCcctggaggagaagggacGGTATCTTCCTTTACTTTGAGGACAATGCCGGTGTCATTGTCAACGCTAAGGGTGAGATGAAGGGTTCTGCCATCAACGGACC TGTCGCTAAGGAATGCGCCGACCTCTGGCCCCGTATCGCCTCCAACGCCGGTACCGTCGTCTAA